The Cydia pomonella isolate Wapato2018A chromosome 22, ilCydPomo1, whole genome shotgun sequence genomic interval ACAGCTTTAGGAAGAAGAGAGGTGGGAATATGAACATTAGCGGGCCGGTCAGAGTGGATCCGACTAGACCCATGACCACGTCGAAGCTTGGCACGCTCTCGCCGAGAAAAACAGCCAGGGCGACAATGCTGGAGCGGACGAGACAGCGTTGGCAGCTGAAATCTGTAAAAAGGCAATAGTAATTTTTTTGCgtatttattgatattataaCACAATCCAGTTAGacaaactttatttataaattatttaatttttccagTACATTCGGAGATATAAGTACTTCGACAAATGGAAGGACAGGCAGACAGACCCTACAAAGCAAACAAGTTCAAATTATGCAGACAGACCCTAAACACAGACCagttcaaaatttgtatgaaagtCATGCAAATTACCATAATTTGGCAGTATGAGCCAACACATGTTACAATTTCCAGTTCAATTGGAAGCCGGTAgataaataaggtattttattttatttatttatttataaaaaattttgGAGGTgaattggaaaaaaaatatttagagacGATGGTGATTGGACAGCGAACAGCTGTTCTCGAAGTGTGGAACGCagaatagtgtttttttttttgtgtattctgGAAAATTGATTAACTGGACTAGCGTATAGTGTTCCAACCTCTGGGTATGTGCAGCAGGTCCTCGACGTGCTGGAAGAGCGCGGAGTTGCCGACGGCGCTAGAGAGGCAGAGCTGGAGCGTCACTAGTAGCGCCACCACGAACAACGCTATGGACGGCGGGATCCCTGAACCAACGTGCAATATCCAAATTATAATTAGGTTTTCATAAAGTAATGACGATAAACACTAAGAATTTCGTACATAGTAGACCCTTCATCTCCTATTTCTATCACACGCGCACATTGCAGTCCCGCTCGTACAGTGGCATTTATCCACCGGCATCACCGGCGGCATAGGCTAGTATCCTACTATATATtatagtggctctgtgagctgtagacctaaAGACCCCAATAGCcccgccattaaaaaaaaactgattcgACTAAAAGTGTTTAATTATTGAACCTActaacaaaatttcacgagaatagATTCgagcgacctgtagaggagaacatcggGACAAACGAAAgaatttttgcccaagctgaaatggagaccttGACTTTATTCGGTCAgttataaaaacgaaaatatgcCCAACATTTATCAATTGCCATTACAAGTATATAAATTCAGTCAATATTAAGAACAACTGACGCCCTAATTTGTTCCACCACCAGGCGCTCAGCAAAGAAGCGAAGCGCTTTTTCTTTCGTTCATGACATCTAATTCAGTTTACTGGGACAAATAATTATCACGGCTTCATCTTCCTGTGTACCTTGCAGTATGTTGCTCTCCACCGCACTCCCGTAGCGGTACGCGGCGAGGGCGGACGTGACCGCGAACAGGGCTCCGGTGAAGGCGAACCCGCTGAACACCGCGCGGTTGATCTTACGGCTGTCTTTCATGTCCACTTGGATGGTCAGCAGCATTGGGTGGATGTCGAACTGAAAAATAATCACGTCAGCAATAAAAGTAGCGGGTCAAACTACGCGCATCAAGAATAGGTTCATTCTCTAATAGCTCAACAAAAGGAGATTCTCTATATCTATTCAAGCGGCGTTCATCCCGTGAATGGTCGTATTGAAAAGCTGTTGAATGGGGGCCCACCagtcacgggtcgatgcgaaaaacagtataattttgacagatacttttgaaagcGAATTGTGTAAAGATGTAtttctatttggaaaagtatgaCCAGGCACaaattcaaagatttttttggTTTAACAAAGTCAGCAGATTCTTCCTCCAAGGCAAAGTTTTATTATTCAAAGCATTTATGAACAAAAGTTATCTAGCTCCCGTCTGGCTACTTGCCCGAAGTAATTAAGAATTGCATCTGAGTCACGTTCCAGAAGGAAATGGTTTACAAGCGACACTGGACTGTTGGTTGgtattgtacctacctaaaaagGTATGATGCCATAAGCAACCACCGAATCAGAGCTAGGTTTGGTCCAGCATACCGACGCTGGGCGGCGACGAATTGTCGGCAGAATACATGTCCCCAGACGCAGAAGGCGATCGTCAATATATAGTTGATAAGCGGCAGTGGACTGTTGGTTGGTATGGTACCTACCTGAAAAGCTATGATGCCATAAGCAACAACCAGGTCTTGAAGCTGGGGCTGGTCCAACAGACCAGCTCTGGGCGGCGACGAGTCATCCAGCAAGATGCAGGTCCAGATGCAGAGAGCGACCGTCGACACGATGCCCACGGATGTTACTGCTAGCGATCTGCAGACAGGTGCCcgtttattaattacctacattaaaaccgtttttacaagcttttatttcgtTTCACCAGTTCCGTTGTCTTTATGTCTGTAATCTAaccttgcaagctaaattaagcccacttcccattattcgatgGAACTGAAACTTCTCATacttatgtaagttgggtgacaatgcgtTGTCATTGTACCATCCAGCTGATCTGATGAGGGTGACCGGAGGTGGCAttaggaactttgtgataaaacaacgcaacctcatTGTCTTTGAGTTCCACCTATTCTACATCTCTAGCCAAACCGCACCGGCCATTTATACCCTTTACTAGCGACATACTGACGACTAGTGACGTAATGACAACCTACCAGCGACAGGCGACGTAACGGCGATATAACGACGAAGTAATAGCGACATAATGACGACATACTGACTATACTAGCAACGTAATGGTGACATACTGGTGACAGGCGACGTCACGGCGAGATATTGGCAACAGGCGACGTAATGGTGACATATTTGCGATATACCGGCGACTAAcgacataattttatttattttatattttattttataatgtattttattattttttattttataatggcGACATTACAGCGAAATACCGGCATCTAGCGGTATACTGGGGATGTAAAAGCGATACTGTAATATAATAACGATATACTGACGAATAGTGACCTAATGGCGACATACTGGCGACAGGCGACATAACGGTGACATAATAGGCACATAATAACATTATACCAGCGACTGGTGACAGAACGGCTACATAACGGCGACATTGCGACATATTGTTGTAATATTGCGACATAATGTCGTTttagcgacataatggcgacttATTGACGTAATAAGAGAAAAGAGAAGTAATAAGTACCTGGCGTCAtaacagtcagcgataaacgcttgtatcaaaaattttaCTCGTGATAAATGCTTTTTGAAATATAAAGGGGTGGGTTAACACAGCAAGGTTCACATATCTCCTGTGTACATACCCAAAGCTTTAAACCATATTTTTTAACAGAACCCGTTATCCTCAGGAAGGGGTACTCCTTTTCTATTTACCTGTGTGATACAATTATTATTGTAAGCACAAAACTGTTAACTACACACACAGGAGTGATAAccattgttttaaaatattacgtCTTACCTCCTCCTCCTTCCTCCTTGCATTggtttcctcatcactgagGATCGTGGGCACTTCTAGAGAACAGCTTCTCTTTGACAATCTGCCGCCACCTCTTTCTGTCTGTCACCGAATGTAGGGCATCGTGGAGAGTTACATCAAGAGCTGAGCGAATTTGGTCTGTCCATCTCATTGAGCTCCTACGTCTCGGCTGATCGTCTTTCGATCTTACCAGTGATAACCACCTTTCCAGGTTACACTATGTTTTAGCAATAAGGCCAAAATACTCAAGCACTTTGCGTAAGAAGATGGTAGATGTCTGACCTAATTACCATTTTGAGAAGGTGAGTgaaaagttattaaatttactaGGCTGGAGTTGATACGAGGGGCTTCCATCCGCGGTCAGCAGATTAGGAGTTTAATGACCCAACGTTCTTTCTTCAGATTACTTACTTCATATCCTTAGGAGAGCCGAGCCACATGACTGGGCAGAGCAGCAACCCAATAATGATCATCCACACACAGTAGGAGATGCCTATCTCGCCCCCAGTGATCTTCCACCAGAAAAGCTGCATGCTTTGTGATGCTGGAAGAAAATATGTCTTATTATTGTCTGGGGAGCGGTGGGAGCCCAACGGATCTAACGTCCgtctttcaatccggaggtatAGCAGGTATACTGGCGTTATcggttttttggaacttatgtatggaataacatttgatatttagtatttatcgctatttttcggtgaaggaaaacgccGTAAGAAAATCTGCATATGTAcatgcgaaaaaaaaatctaaacgtTTATGTGAAGTGAAAGCatatgcccagcagtgggacacgaaAATACCTAGACcgaattattatttacattgttttataaTACATGCACCACTTAATATATCGGCAGCCTGCTGCGGCATACCCTGTAACTATGGTCTATTACACAATAGATTGCATGAATTAGATTTGGTCTTGTCAATAGTACTACCCAGCTGTCAGGTTCCTATCACCAGGCCTTAAGCCCAAGAGGCCCTTGTACTCCAATGGTTTGATGCTTTACTGCGAGAATATTATGCAGGTCCTTCCCATTGAAGACTTCACCAAATTTTTATTCATTACAATGTATAGGCCAGGCACATACCGACTATAAAGTTGGGCACGCCAGCGCTGAAGACCGTGGCGTCAATGAGGAACGTGACCAGCCGTCTGGCGTGCTGCCCAAACGCTAGCTCCGCCACGGCGGCGTACGGATACCTGCAAACAGTGCCAAGCGTTACCAATATTACCATCGAATGTAAACTGTTGTGAGCTATACGAACAATAAAACTAATTTACTCACGTTTTTTAGTCATTCGCGCGAGATGTTTCGGGAACTCTAGGTCCCCATTTTCAAACATGtaagttaagagggaagaagaGAAATgaattctatgaaattccatttcgggagaaaatggtTTCCACTAAATtctaacaaatcactttgattttgatgtcgatcgcataatatattctaggtttatgggttccgctttaaaaaaacatcatttGCATTTCCCGAAAATACCATGAATTTTTTAAAGCTTTaagaaattttgttttaaaacgccttta includes:
- the LOC133530349 gene encoding probable sodium-coupled neutral amino acid transporter 6, which codes for MKYPPTMQRLGTPKPQLVSHHSDYTAGETVGGLSVLFTVLCIVDLFGVFPVIALPKSVIACGYYGIPLVLAVFGLQIYTSMLLGRCWILARQITPDIREKNRYPYAAVAELAFGQHARRLVTFLIDATVFSAGVPNFIVASQSMQLFWWKITGGEIGISYCVWMIIIGLLLCPVMWLGSPKDMKSLAVTSVGIVSTVALCIWTCILLDDSSPPRAGLLDQPQLQDLVVAYGIIAFQFDIHPMLLTIQVDMKDSRKINRAVFSGFAFTGALFAVTSALAAYRYGSAVESNILQGIPPSIALFVVALLVTLQLCLSSAVGNSALFQHVEDLLHIPRDFSCQRCLVRSSIVALAVFLGESVPSFDVVMGLVGSTLTGPLMFIFPPLFFLKLCHAKSNLKDFKSIEQNGGSKNGDAFPLIIHNALETQYKTFVETHDEFNSKLEQYKIKWYDIFLALLVMSMGLVATVVSTYSSWSDAVSSATFSTPCLYNATAAARSFLEATTKI